A DNA window from Impatiens glandulifera chromosome 7, dImpGla2.1, whole genome shotgun sequence contains the following coding sequences:
- the LOC124910152 gene encoding bidirectional sugar transporter SWEET4-like, which translates to MVSLEEIRTAVGLLGNVIALMLFMSPVPTFLAIYKKKSVEQYSPVPYIATIVNCALWVVYGLPIVHPHSLLVVTINGAGFCIQLIYLFIFVIYSNKRMRLRVVSVVLAEMAFVAVLAVLVLNLTHSTKLRSTIIGSICMVGNIFMYASPLSVMKLVITTKSVEYMPFTLSLATFANAVCWTIYGTITDFDPNIAAPNGLGILFAVAQLIIYAIFYKSTKKKLAEEKIGRKNTEMVAAV; encoded by the exons ATGGTTTCTCTTGAAGAAATTCGCACGGCCGTCGGACTTTTAG GAAATGTAATTGCCCTTATGTTGTTCATGTCTCCAGT GCCTACTTTTTTAGCTATATACAAGAAAAAATCAGTGGAGCAATATTCCCCGGTACCTTACATAGCTACGATTGTGAACTGCGCTTTGTGGGTGGTTTACGGGTTGCCTATTGTTCATCCACACAGTTTACTCGTGGTTACAATTAACGGCGCCGGTTTTTGCATCCAGcttatttatttgttcattttcGTAATTTACTCAAACAAACGGATGAGGCTCCGTGTCGTGTCGGTTGTTCTGGCTGAGATGGCTTTCGTGGCGGTTCTCGCTGTCCTTGTCCTTAATCTCACTCATTCCACCAAACTCCGGTCGACCATCATCGGTAGTATTTGCATGGTcggaaatatttttatgtacGCCTCCCCATTATCGGTCATG AAACTGGTGATTACAACAAAAAGTGTGGAGTATATGCCGTTTACTCTTTCTCTAGCTACGTTTGCTAACGCTGTCTGTTGGACTATTTATGGAACCATAACGGATTTCGATCCAAACATTGCt GCACCTAATGGACTGGGAATACTATTTGCGGTGGCCCAACTGATAATATATGCTATCTTTTATAAGTCCACTAAGAAGAAACTAGCAGAGGAAAAGATTGGGAGGAAGAATACAGAGATGGTGGCGGCTGTCTGA